In Helianthus annuus cultivar XRQ/B chromosome 9, HanXRQr2.0-SUNRISE, whole genome shotgun sequence, the following are encoded in one genomic region:
- the LOC110875805 gene encoding myb-related transcription factor, partner of profilin-like, which yields MYFRELKDHVGILSQDNKYQDHVGILSQDNMMPAEPAIPVPIPVPAPDAPPEHVRLIHFAPIIPPTDHTDEAGPSGHAHIPPSVEPLTAPYSPPHVMPLVDPYHPLHFPAATTELRARVLTLEHQIDFVIRRLSELEDELTHLIGLVLQAPAPAAHSPPHAPPPPPGSPPLPPLPPQMPPVDIPPVDLPARVLALEQQSVFLHRLVLDLEGRVCDVHRLLFPIPPLVFPPP from the coding sequence atgtatttcagggaattaaaggaccATGTAGGGATTCTCAGTCAAGATAACAAGTACCAGGACCATGTAGGGATTCTCAGTCAAGATAACATGATGCCAGCAGAGCCAGCCATCCCTGTACCTATTCCAGTCCCTGCACCAGATGCACCTCCCGAGCATGTTCGCCTCATACACTTCGCACCTATCATACCACCGACTGACCATACTGATGAGGCCGGACCATCCGGACATGCACACATACCACCCAGTGTCGAGCCTCTCACTGCGCCATACTCACCCCCTCATGTTATGCCTCTGGTGGATCCATATCACCCACTGCATTTCCCCGCTGCTACTACCGAGTTACGTGCCCGTGTGCTGACACTCGAGCATCAGATAGATTTTGTTATCCGTCGACTTAGTGAACTCGAGGATGAACTTACTCATCTCATTGGTTTGGTACTTCAGGCTCCAGCACCAGCAGCCCATTCACCACCTCatgctccaccaccaccaccagggTCACCACCATTACCCCCACTACCGCCCCAGATGCCACCAGTGGATATACCACCAGTCGATCTACCTGCCCGTGTTCTGGCGCTCGAGCAGCAGAGTGTGTTCCTTCATCGTTTGGTGCTCGATTTGGAGGGTAGGGTTTGTGATGTTCACAGGCTATTATTCCCGATTCCACCGCTAGTATTCCCCCCACCATAG